In Bacteroidota bacterium, the DNA window GAGCACCTCGGAGTCGAACCACTTCGTCGATCGCTCGCACTCGATGTCGTAATGCGCAAGCATCACACGGTAGGTTCGCAGGAAATCCTCATCCTCGGCAAGCGCGACGAACCTGGCCGGATCGACTTCTTTGAGCAGTTGGATCGGGTTGTGTTCGCTCGCCGACCAATGGTAGCGTGAGACCATGCGAAACACAGCACGCGCATGACGGCTCGACGACCACCACAAATCGTAGGCAACATCCGCCAGCCGTTCGATCTTCTTCGGCAGACGACTTCTAAGCTCGGCAACCTCGTTCATGGGAATATCACTGGGGTTATTTCGCAACTCTAAACAGAGAATTTGACGTTGATGTGCGTTACATTTTCACTCTGTTGTGAACCACGATTCCTGGGCCAGACAACGCATCCGCGTGACGGATGCCGAGATATATTTCGAAACGCATGGCGATGGACCACCGCTTGTCTGCCTGCATAATTTCAGCGCGAACGGCCGGTCTCGGTTTACCCCGCTGCTGCCGATCCTGACTCGGCACTTCACCTGTTATCTGGTAGATTTGCGTGGTCACGGTCGCTCGACCAACGATACGAACGACTGGACCAAAGAGCGCTTTTCACGCGATATTATCGAGCTCTGCGATTCGATCGGGCTCCGGGAGTCCTACTTCCTCGCCGCGAGCTCCGGAGCGATGACAATGCTTCGAGTCGCACGATACTCACCACAGCTCGTGCGTGCAATGGTGCTCGATTCCGGAACATACCGCATCCCCGAGACATCGAGACGTTACTATAAACCGTACGAAGCATTGAACGATAAGCTCAAGCAATACTACGCCGAAGCGAACGAGGCATACGGTCCTGAATATGGCCCCGTTATGGCGGGCGCGTTCTACGATTTTCGGCTCCCCGAGTGCGACATTAATATCCCGCGCGAATGGCTCGGCGACATTACCTCACCCACGTATATCCTCCACGGAGATCGCGATCTGTTCTTTCCCGCCGAGATCGCTGTCGAGATGAAGCGCACAATAAAAAATGCTGCGTTATCGGTTTTCCCGAACACGCAGCATATTGTAATGGAATTCTATCCGGAACGTGTAGCCGAACTCGCCTCGGAGTTCCTGCTCAGCCACTAACGCTTTTCGTACACCGGGCCTCCCGGCGAGAAGAGATAAGTGAAGCCGATCTGAACGGTGGGCACAGGGCTCTTCTTTACTATGTCAGCAGAAGTCTGGATACCACTGAACTGGCGACCCGGATCACCAAAAAAGTCTGTCAAGCAGTATGCAGCCTGTATGAGAAAATCTAGGTTACCCTTATCGTTTTCAACCAAAGGCAGAAAAACCGATGCCCTAACATCAATGAGCGTTCCCATTGAGTCCTTCCCAATCGAACTTGAGACGACACCAAGTCCATTGTCATGCTTCGCCGTCCCACTTAGAGGGAGATTAATATCTGCACCAAGCATGAAACTCTTAATCTTAAAGCTCGGCTGTAGTGAGAGATATCCGATAGTCTCCTTATGGTTTGGGGTATCACTACCCTGCGCTTTGAAGAACACCCCACGCGATTCGTACCCCAAGCCCAAGCCGACTCCGAAATTTTTATTAAACATATAATCGGCGAATACCCCAGCAGTGTAAGCAAGCTGAATATCGGTCTTTGCTCCGTCCGGCACGGTGCCGGTGAAGATGGAAGCTCCGCCGGTCGCGATCGGACCGACTTCGTACTGTTTATAGGATGCCTGAAATTCC includes these proteins:
- a CDS encoding alpha/beta hydrolase yields the protein MNHDSWARQRIRVTDAEIYFETHGDGPPLVCLHNFSANGRSRFTPLLPILTRHFTCYLVDLRGHGRSTNDTNDWTKERFSRDIIELCDSIGLRESYFLAASSGAMTMLRVARYSPQLVRAMVLDSGTYRIPETSRRYYKPYEALNDKLKQYYAEANEAYGPEYGPVMAGAFYDFRLPECDINIPREWLGDITSPTYILHGDRDLFFPAEIAVEMKRTIKNAALSVFPNTQHIVMEFYPERVAELASEFLLSH
- a CDS encoding outer membrane beta-barrel protein translates to MKRVSLIVVTFALASFLGLVTSANAQEFQASYKQYEVGPIATGGASIFTGTVPDGAKTDIQLAYTAGVFADYMFNKNFGVGLGLGYESRGVFFKAQGSDTPNHKETIGYLSLQPSFKIKSFMLGADINLPLSGTAKHDNGLGVVSSSIGKDSMGTLIDVRASVFLPLVENDKGNLDFLIQAAYCLTDFFGDPGRQFSGIQTSADIVKKSPVPTVQIGFTYLFSPGGPVYEKR